The following proteins come from a genomic window of Rutidosis leptorrhynchoides isolate AG116_Rl617_1_P2 chromosome 10, CSIRO_AGI_Rlap_v1, whole genome shotgun sequence:
- the LOC139873461 gene encoding sterol 3-beta-glucosyltransferase UGT80A2-like, whose product MNSCSHLVVDHQNDNRSSSSCNITSETDSEVEITATVDDVPLQFQHVGVSSESVDNNLPKENPTRDTSETTTSDQVKHGRNRHNKIHGLLGAKFFDSKIPTRKKLKWLNRLASVRADGTVQFEIPDEIKAHNLDFGTHVVPSGATGDEDGDLDITAIPDFPPLQIVMLIVGTRGDVQPFVAIGKRLQEYGHRVRLATHSNFKEFVKASGLEFFPLGGDPKVLAGYMVKNKGFLPSEPSEIQIQRRQIKDIVFSLPPACTSNDLDTNVPFNVDAIIANPPAYGHTHVAEALKVPLHIFFTMPWTPTSEFPHPLSRVWQPVANRLSYQIVDALIWMGMRDIINEFRKKKLKLRPVTYLSGSYTSPPDLPYGYIWSPHLVPKPKDWGPNIDVVGFCFLDLASTYVPPDSLVKWLENGKKPIYIGFGSLPVQDPDGMTEIIVKALEITQQRGIINKGWGGLGNLAKSKDFVFLLDNVPHDWLFLQCAAVVHHGGAGTTAAGLKAACPTTVVPFFGDQPFWGRQVHARGVGPPPIPVEEFSLKKLVSAIEFMLKPEVKVSATELAMGMANEDGVKGAVDAFHKHFGRRKAKPEPTVLPQPPSTFSVRRCLGCACT is encoded by the exons ATGAATTCATGCTCTCATCTTGTTGTTGATCATCAAAATGATAATCGGAGCTCATCATCTTGCAATATCACTTCTGAAACCGATTCCGAAGTTGAGATAACTGCTACAGTTGATGATGTACCTCTTCAATTTCAACATGTCGGTGTATCTTCAG AATCTGTTGATAATAATCTTCCTAAAGAAAATCCAACTCGAGATACATCAGAGACAACCACCAGTGATCAAGTGAAGCATGGAAGAAATAGACATAACAAAATTCACGGCTTACTTGGAGCGAAGTTTTTTGACAGCAAAATTCCTACAAGAAAGAAG CTTAAGTGGTTGAATCGGCTAGCTAGTGTTCGAGCTGATGGCACGGTGCAATTTGAGATCCCAGATGAAATTAAAGCACACAATTTGGATTTTGGTACCCACGTTGTTCCTAGTGGAGCTACTGGAGATGAAGATGGAGATTTAGATATAACCGCCATTCCCGATTTCCCTCCGTTGCAAATTGTTATGCTTATTGTTGGAACAAGGGGAGACGTACAACCATTTGTTGCCATTGGAAAACGTTTACAG GAATATGGTCATAGGGTGAGATTAGCAACTCACTCCAATTTCAAGGAATTTGTCAAGGCTTCTGGGCTGGAATTTTTTCCTTTAGGCGGCGATCCAAAAGTTCTTGCTGGTT ATATGGTGAAAAACAAAGGATTTTTGCCGTCAGAGCCTTCAGAAATACAAATTCAGCGACGTCAAATAAAGGATATTGTATTTTCCTTACCTCCTGCATGCACTAGTAATGATCTGGATACAAACGTCCCGTTTAATGTAGATGCTATTATTGCCAACCCACCAGCATATG GTCACACCCACGTTGCAGAGGCACTTAAAGTTCCACTTCACATCTTTTTCACTATGCCATGGAC GCCTACAAGTGAATTTCCACATCCTCTTTCGCGTGTTTGGCAGCCAGTTGCTAATAGA CTGTCATATCAGATTGTCGATGCACTAATTTGGATGGGGATGCGAGATATAATTAACGAATTTAGAAAGAAAAAGTTGAAGCTAAGACCTGTGACATATTTAAGTGGTTCCTATACTTCTCCTCCAGATTTGCCTTATGGGTATATTTGGAGTCCACATCTTGTCCCCAAACCTAAAG ATTGGGGTCCTAATATTGATGTTGTAGGTTTCTGTTTCTTAGACCTTGCATCAACTTATGTACCTCCAGATTCGCTAGTGAAATGGCTTGAAAATGGTAAAAAGCCCATCTACATTGGCTTTGGTAGCCTT CCTGTACAAGACCCTGATGGAATGACGGAGATTATAGTCAAAGCCCTGGAAATTACCCAACAGCGGGGTATCATTAACAAAGGCTGGGGTGGCTTGGGAAACC TGGCGAAATCGAAAGATTTTGTGTTCTTGCTGGATAATGTTCCACATGATTGGCTTTTTTTGCAGTGTGCTGCTGTG GTTCATCATGGTGGTGCTGGAACAACTGCTGCCGGTCTTAAAGCTGCG TGTCCGACAACAGTAGTACCTTTTTTTGGAGACCAACCCTTTTGGGGAAGGCAGGTGCATGCTAGGGGAGTAGGCCCCCCTCCAATTCCCGTCGAGGAGTTCTCGCTGAAAAAATTGGTTTCCGCAATAGAGTTCATGTTAAAACCAGAG GTGAAAGTATCTGCTACTGAACTGGCAATGGGAATGGCTAATGAAGATGGTGTTAAAGGTGCGGTGGATGCTTTCCATAAACATTTTGGTCGCCGGAAAGCTAAGCCCGAGCCTACCGTATTGCCTCAACCACCAAGCACGTTCTCAGTTAGGCGTTGTCTGGGCTGCGCCTGCACTTGA